From Novipirellula artificiosorum, the proteins below share one genomic window:
- the flhB gene encoding flagellar biosynthesis protein FlhB, whose product MADSSGDKKHSATEKRRRQAREEGQVVRSQDLTSAALLLSALASLWMLGGPACETLAGAIADALSTARLAPLETNGASNWLLNFAARFGIAAVPMLIAMMVAAILINVTQTGIVLSPQKVLPKLSNISPMSGAKRILSTQGLARIGFGLFKVGVIIAVAYYGIRHYQNPILGLAAMSVPQIASTLFRSLIGICVWIGGALFVLAILEYAFQKWKFEQDLMMTDQEMRDEMKETEGDPQVAARRRQVQRQMMMQRISSEVPKADVVVTNPTELAIAIQYDPMTMPAPIVLAKGAGTVAQKIRRLALENSIPVVERKPLAQVLYKTVEIGESIPAEQYQAVAEVLRYVYQLQGKSVPKAA is encoded by the coding sequence ATGGCAGATAGCAGTGGCGACAAGAAGCACTCAGCAACCGAGAAACGGCGCCGGCAGGCCCGGGAAGAGGGACAGGTTGTACGTAGCCAAGACCTGACCAGTGCCGCACTGCTGTTGTCGGCGCTGGCGTCGCTGTGGATGCTTGGTGGCCCCGCATGTGAAACGCTTGCCGGCGCGATCGCCGATGCACTTTCGACCGCGCGACTCGCTCCCTTGGAAACCAACGGCGCCTCCAACTGGCTGCTCAACTTTGCGGCTCGGTTCGGGATTGCAGCGGTGCCGATGTTGATCGCTATGATGGTGGCGGCCATCTTGATCAATGTGACTCAAACTGGCATCGTGCTATCACCCCAAAAGGTCCTTCCCAAGTTAAGCAACATCAGCCCCATGTCGGGAGCCAAGCGAATCCTCTCGACGCAAGGGCTCGCTCGGATCGGTTTCGGGCTTTTCAAAGTGGGCGTCATTATCGCCGTTGCCTACTATGGTATTCGGCACTACCAAAATCCGATTCTCGGGCTGGCGGCCATGTCGGTTCCACAGATCGCCAGCACGTTATTTCGCTCTCTGATTGGCATTTGCGTTTGGATTGGAGGGGCACTTTTTGTTTTGGCGATCTTGGAATACGCGTTTCAGAAATGGAAGTTCGAGCAGGACTTGATGATGACCGATCAGGAGATGCGAGACGAGATGAAGGAGACCGAAGGAGATCCTCAGGTCGCGGCACGACGTCGTCAGGTACAACGACAAATGATGATGCAGCGAATCAGCTCGGAAGTGCCGAAGGCGGATGTGGTGGTGACGAATCCCACCGAGCTTGCGATTGCGATCCAGTACGACCCGATGACCATGCCGGCGCCGATTGTTTTGGCCAAGGGAGCGGGCACGGTCGCCCAGAAAATCCGTCGACTCGCACTCGAAAATAGCATTCCGGTGGTTGAGCGAAAACCGTTGGCACAAGTTCTCTATAAAACGGTCGAAATCGGCGAATCGATTCCGGCAGAGCAGTATCAAGCCGTCGCGGAAGTGCTACGGTACGTTTACCAGCTTCAGGGTAAAAGCGTTCCCAAGGCCGCCTAA
- a CDS encoding flagellar biosynthetic protein FliR, protein MQPADFQTLVQWAIDHLVLGVLVLTRLSTLLMSMPAISAGVPRRVRALLAIAMTLLLLPPVAANVAPESLPRIDNLIELAIAIAREGVIGLLIGSTIQLIVTGLQLAGEMISSTGGMQLGHSVDPTTHSSMPTLAKMIGLLVTAVMLAVGGHRIILGILVDSFEAIPAGNVVFTDSMMTLILDQLSAGMTAGVRVAAPVVAALLMSNLLTGLISRTLPQINVLAVGLSINALALLVVTTLTIGSAGLIFQDELIAAAERISRLW, encoded by the coding sequence ATGCAGCCAGCGGATTTCCAGACGTTGGTCCAGTGGGCGATTGACCACTTGGTGCTTGGAGTGCTTGTGCTGACGCGGTTAAGCACGCTGTTGATGTCGATGCCGGCGATCAGTGCGGGGGTACCCCGCCGAGTCCGGGCGCTGCTTGCGATTGCGATGACGTTGCTTTTGCTTCCACCGGTTGCGGCGAATGTCGCGCCCGAATCCTTGCCTCGCATTGACAATTTGATCGAGTTGGCGATTGCCATTGCTCGCGAAGGTGTGATCGGGTTGCTGATTGGTTCGACCATTCAGTTGATTGTGACCGGGCTTCAGTTGGCGGGAGAAATGATCAGCAGCACGGGCGGAATGCAGTTGGGTCATTCGGTGGATCCGACCACGCACAGCAGCATGCCGACGTTGGCAAAGATGATTGGGCTGCTTGTCACCGCCGTCATGTTGGCGGTTGGCGGTCACCGCATCATTTTGGGGATCTTGGTCGACAGTTTTGAAGCGATCCCGGCTGGGAATGTGGTCTTTACCGATTCGATGATGACGTTAATCCTTGATCAGTTGTCGGCCGGGATGACTGCGGGTGTACGGGTGGCGGCGCCAGTTGTCGCGGCACTCTTGATGAGCAACTTGTTGACCGGGCTGATCAGCCGAACGTTACCTCAAATTAACGTGTTGGCGGTTGGATTGAGTATCAATGCATTGGCATTGTTGGTGGTCACGACCCTGACCATCGGATCGGCGGGCTTGATCTTTCAAGACGAATTGATCGCCGCTGCAGAACGCATTAGCAGGTTGTGGTGA
- a CDS encoding flagellar biosynthetic protein FliQ → MIDASTAVDLCRQTLISAVIIAAPLLLVGMAAGLAIGLLQALTQVQDQTVAFVPKLLSMAAIMIACMPWLINRMVEFTRVVFENAGSP, encoded by the coding sequence ATGATCGATGCATCCACCGCCGTGGACCTGTGCCGTCAAACGTTGATTTCAGCGGTGATCATTGCTGCACCGCTGCTGCTGGTGGGGATGGCTGCGGGATTGGCGATCGGACTGCTGCAGGCGCTGACGCAGGTGCAAGATCAAACCGTCGCGTTTGTACCGAAATTGTTGTCGATGGCGGCGATCATGATTGCTTGTATGCCTTGGCTGATCAATCGCATGGTCGAGTTCACGCGAGTGGTTTTTGAAAACGCAGGTTCGCCGTAA